A stretch of Girardinichthys multiradiatus isolate DD_20200921_A chromosome 20, DD_fGirMul_XY1, whole genome shotgun sequence DNA encodes these proteins:
- the LOC124856833 gene encoding protein phosphatase 1 regulatory subunit 15B: MFRNFNSEGRLSDGQSSPSSSPLGIASVGFESQESSWIGLLSRPALSLLRKFRLWSAAPAEIGKSFISEESEILRQLNEIMPLTPAAAHHFTYMRCQHDGAAGVGLLEPGTSGSGPWLTAVSVQSPGEMELHQQPLTGYFSSARALINQVLINSQEVQPAEGKARVSVRPLIRNGSAGKVGARWGSFMGMEDGSEMLSEVTETDQFCPTPAARTKAPPAETTHLLESMLRENTGPPQLANNGGPHRVQNTQGFMEDQLGCREVGRPSPEQDNGYSSLEELSQRCLLSQLRTPSEELNQQESHIPQMEEMQEEQPEPEEVLSAPQCQNKNIAFIMGCRCSDDDSSQSEPESDDDDDDDDGFDSKGSSDLSNSSDEDEDDEASDSDSEPDLESDRLWSSLCQSLDPYNPRNFTALLHTGRTPASRTTSTLPWNAPAPATSSTLLSSPAASSPPISTSPPSDQDTWDDSTSASEADEAESLRLLSSFSCSSDPYSPLNFKAPLRSRGPTGPTSKNRNRTDTTAHSPPRTLQHNTACSPEYRKEEAEERLDSGFSEASTSARSCKISKKVRFCDDVEEFFASCGEEEDRRGPWEELARDRCRFLRRCQEVEQSIGFCLQPQHRCQVLQRLTALCDT; this comes from the exons ATGTTCAGAAACTTTAACAGTGAAGGACGTTTATCTGACGGTCAGAGCTCTCCTTCATCTTCCCCGCTCGGAATCGCCTCAGTCGGGTTTGAAAGCCAGGAAAGCTCGTGGATCGGGCTGCTGTCGAGGCCCGCGCTGTCGCTGCTGCGGAAATTCCGCCTGTGGAGCGCAGCTCCCGCAGAGATCGGCAAAAGCTTCATCAGTGAGGAAAGCGAGATTTTACGACAGTTAAATGAAATAATGCCGCTCACACCGGCTGCAGCGCATCACTTCACCTACATGCGGTGTCAGCATGACGGAGCAGCCGGTGTTGGCCTCCTGGAGCCGGGGACCAGTGGCTCTGGGCCCTGGCTGACTGCTGTGTCTGTGCAGAGCCCCGGGGAGATGGAGCTCCACCAGCAGCCTCTGACCGGGTATTTCTCCTCCGCCAGGGCTCTAATAAACCAGGTTCTGATAAATTCTCAGGAAGTACAACCCGCTGAAGGGAAGGCCAGAGTCTCTGTCAGGCCCCTAATTAGGAACGGCTCAGCAGGCAAAGTCGGGGCACGGTGGGGCAGCTTTATGGGGATGGAAGATGGCTCAGAGATGCTGTCTGAGGTGACGGAGACGGACCAGTTTTGTCCTACCCCTGCAGCCCGGACAAAAGCCCCCCCTGCTGAAACCACCCATTTGTTAGAGTCAATGCTGCGAGAAAACACTGGACCCCCCCAGCTGGCCAACAATGGAGGCCCTCACAGAGTCCAGAACACACAGGGGTTTATGGAGGACCAGCTGGGCTGCAGAGAGGTGGGACGTCCCTCACCTGAGCAGGATAATGGATACTCCAGCCTTGAGGAGCTTTCACAGAGGTGCCTGCTATCCCAGCTGAGGACCCCCAGTGAGGAGCTGAACCAGCAGGAGTCCCACATCCCTCAGATGGAGGAGATGCAAGAAGAACAGCCCGAGCCTGAGGAGGTGCTCTCTGCTCCTCagtgtcaaaacaaaaacattgccTTTATTATGGGCTGCCGCTGCAGTGACGACGACAGCAGCCAGTCAGAACCTGAgtctgatgatgatgatgatgatgatgatggcttTGACAGCAAGGGCTCCTCTGATCTGTCCAACTCCTCTGATGAAGATGAGGATGATGAGGCCTCAGACTCTGACAGTGAACCCGACTTGGAATCTGATCGTCTCTGGTCCTCCTTGTGCCAAAGTCTGGACCCCTACAACCCCCGAAACTTTACCGCCCTCCTGCACACAGGCAGGACCCCAGCTTCCAGGACCACCTCCACCCTGCCATGGAATGCCCCAGCTCCAGCGACTAGCTCCACCCTGCTGTCATCTCCTGCCGCCTCTTCTCCTCCCATCTCCACCTCTCCTCCCTCCGACCAGGACACATGGGACGATTCAACGTCGGCCAGCGAGGCAGATGAAGCAGAAAGTCTCCGCCTGCTGAGCTCCTTCAGCTGCTCCTCAGACCCTTACAGCCCTTTAAACTTCAAGGCTCCGCTCAGGTCTCGAGGGCCCACTGGGCCTACTTCCAAAAACAGGAACAGAACCGACACAACAGCCCACTCTCCCCCTCGGACTCTCCAGCATAACACAGCATGTTCACCGGAGTACAGGAAGGAGGAAGCCGAGGAGAGGCTGGACAGCGGCTTCTCCGAGGCCTCCACCTCTGCACGGAGCTGCAAGATCTCCAAAAAG GTCCGTTTCTGTGATGATGTGGAGGAGTTCTTTGCCAGCTGTGGGGAGGAGGAGGACCGGCGAGGCCCATGGGAGGAGCTGGCTCGGGATCGCTGCCGGTTCCTGCGGCGCTGTCAGGAGGTGGAGCAGAGCATTGGGTTCTGTCTGCAACCACAGCACCGCTGCCAGGTGCTCCAGAGACTCACTGCCCTCTGTGACACCTGA